GATTCGCGACGTCATCGCCTTCCCCAAGACCGGCAACGGCTACGACCCGCTGACGGCTGCTCCGGCCCCGATCACCCCGGCTCAGCGTCGTGAGGCTGGCGTGGACGCCAAGCCGAAGAAGAAGGCTGAGTCTCCCGAGGGTAAGGACGAGGCAAACGCGTCCACGAAGTGACGATCATGCGATGATGACGGGCGGTGACTGTCGTGGACAGTCACCGCCCGCGTCTCATGGCGAACACCAGGGGGACCGAGAGTGTCACAGTGCGGCGATATGGTGCCACGGTGAGTGAGGATCTCTTTGGCAACGTCGGGCCGACACAGCCCGACGCGACCAGTGGCGGGTCCCTGGACACTCCCAACCCTGATGCGCCACTGGCGGTTCGACTGCGCCCCCGCACGATTGACGAGATCGTCGGTCAGCAGCATCTTCTGACCCCCGGATCGCCGTTGCGCCGGCTGGCTGACGGCACCGGGGCCATGAGCGTGTTCCTATGGGGTCCACCGGGGGTCGGCAAGACGACGATCGCCTCGGTGGTGTCCCATGCGACAAACCGACGATTCGTCGAGATTTCGGCTGTCACCGCCGGGGTCAAGGACATCCGCAGGGAACTCGACACTGCTCGTCGTCAGTTGGCGCTGGGCAAGCCGACCGTCCTGTTCGTCGACGAGGTGCACCGCTTCTCCAAGGCCCAGCAAGACGTCCTGCTCCCCGCCGTCGAGAACCGAACCGTGACCCTCATCGCCGCCACCACCGAGAACCCGTCCTTCTCGGTCATCTCGCCGCTGTTGTCACGATCCCTGCTGTTGACCCTCAAGCCTCTCACCGAGGCTGACGTGTCGTCCCTCATCGACCGTGCATTGAGTGATCCGCGCGGGCTGCGCACCGAGTCCGACGGGCTGTACACCCTTCACGATGATGCCCGGGCTGACCTTTTGCAGCTGGCCGGGGGAGACGCGCGGCGTGCCCTGACCTACCTTGAGGAGGCCGCCGCAGGAGCAAGCGCGGCCGGCACCGACACCATCACCAGTCAGATCGTCTCGACGGCCGTGGACCGTGCCGCAGTGCGCTACGACCGTGACGGAGACCAGCACTATGACGTCATCAGCGCCTTCATCAAGTCGGTACGAGGCTCGGACGTCGATGCTGCCCTGCATTATCTGGCCCGGATGATTGAGGCGGGGGAGGATCCCCGGTTCATCGCCCGTCGTCTGGTGATCCTGGCCAGCGAGGACATCGGCATGGCGGCACCGAGCGTTTTGCAAACCTGTGTTGCCGCAGCCCAGGCAGTTCAGCTCATCGGCATGCCCGAGGCTCGACTCAACCTGGCCCAGGCAACCATTGCGGCAGCCACCGCCCCGAAGTCCAATGCCGTCATCACCGCCATTGATGAAGCCCTGGCCGATGTGCGTGCCGGTAAGGGAGGAGAGGTTCCTGCCCATTTGCGTGACGCGCACTACTCATCTGCCCACGACCTTGGTCATGGAGTCGGATACCGTTACGCTCACGACTTTCCGCACGGGGTGGCCCAACAGCAGTATCTTCCTGACGACATCGCCTCAACGCGGTACTACGAACCGACCGACCATGGCAATGAGGCTGCCATTGCACAACGTCTGAGCCAGATACGGATGCTGCTCGGGCGAGAAACCACCGAGGAGAAGAAGTCATGACCCTGGGTCAGATCGCTGGACTCATCGCTGCCCTCGCGGCGGTGGTGCTCGTCGCACTGTGCGCCGTGCCCCTACTGAAACTTGGTGGTGTTTTCGACGAACTGCGCAAGACCGTCCGCGACGTGGATGAGTCGACGGTGCCGATCCTGGAAGAACTCAAGTCAACGGTCGTCATCACCAATGGCGAGATTTCCAAGCTTGACCAGGTTATTGAGGATGTTCACACCATCTCCGGCCACGGCGCCGCCGTTACCGGTCAGGCTGCTGAACTCGCTCAGACCTTCACCCAGACGGTCGGGACGCCGATGGTCAAGGCGGCTGCTTTCGGGGAGGGAGTGCGACGCACGATTCGTCGCCCCAAACGTCGTAACCGTCCCTCCCAGGTCGAGAATGGGACAGGCCCGGCCGAGGTGGATCACGGCACCACGGCAGCCGCCGACGGCGACGACCAGAACTGATCCGCGCTCGGATCACCCCCCGTATTCGCCATTCCCAACCCATCATTGTGCGCAACGTGCTGAGGTGTGGCCTGCCCCTCGGACGGGTAGGGTTGGTTGAAGGTATGTCCTGAAATAAGTCGGGGCGACCATCACAGGCCACGATCAGCGACCACGTCAAGAAGGACCAGGTATGAGAACAGCGGAGATCGGACAACGCTTCGTCGACTTCTTCGAAAGTAAGGGTCACGCAGTGGTGCCGAGCGCATCGCTGCTGTACAACGACCCCACCCTGCTGTTCGTCAATGCCGGTATGGTGCCGTTCAAGCCCTACCTCATGGGTACCGAGCCCTCCCCGTGGAAGCGCGCCACCAGTATCCAGAAGTGCGTCCGCACCCTCGACATCGACGAGGTCGGCAAGACCACCCGTCACGGCACCTTCTTCCAGATGCTGGGCAACTTCTCCTTCGGTGACTACTTCAAGACTGAGGCCATCCAGTACGCCTGGGAACTGGTCACCAAACCCGCTGACCAGGGCGGATTCGGCTTCGACCCGGCCACCATCTGGGTGACCGTCCTCGGCCCGGGATTCCACCCGGATTACCCCCAGGGCGACGTCGAGGCCCGCGAGGCCTGGCGTTCCGTTGGCGTCCCCGACGATCACATCCAGGGCCGTTCCCTCAAGGACAACTACTGGCACATGGGCGTCCCCGGCCCAGGTGGCCCCTGCTCCGAGATCTACATCGACCGCGGCCCGGCCTACGGCCCCGATGGTGGACCGGAAGCCGACGAGGATCGTTACCTCGAGATCTGGAACCTCGTGTTCGAGACCGAGGATCTGTCCGCGGTTCGGGCCAAGGAGGACTTCGACATCGCTGGTCCGCTGCGCAGCCTCAACATCGACACCGGTGCTGGTCTGGAGCGCATCGCTTATCTGCTCCAGGGCGTCGACAACATGTACGAGATCGACCAGGTCTTCCCCGTCATCGACAAGGCTTCGCAAATGTCGGGCAAGCGTTACGGCGCCAACCATGACGACGACGTGCGGCTTCGTGTGGTTGCCGACCACGTCCGTTCCGGTCTCATGCTCATGACCGACGGCGTCACCCCTGGTAACGAGGCACGTGGCTATGTGCTGCGCCGCCTGCTGCGTCGCGTCGTGCGAGCCATGCGTCTGCTCGGCGTGGAGGATCCGGTGTTGCCTGAACTGCTGCCGATCTCCCGCGACCTCATGTCTGACTCCTTCCCTGATGTTTTGACCCAGTGGGACCGCGTCATCGGGGCCGCGACCGCCGAGGAGGAGACCTTCCGTCGCACCCTCAGCGCCGGTACCGCGATGCTCGACGCAGCAGTGGTCGACACCAAGGCTGCCGGCTCCACCACCCTGTCTGGGGACAAGGCCTTCCAGCTCCACGACACCTACGGCTTCCCGATCGACCTCACCCTCGAGATGGCCGCTGAGCAAGGACTTCAGGTCGATCGTGAGAAGTTCACCGCCCTGATGGCCGAGCAGCGTGCTCGCGCCAAGGCCGACTCCAAGGCCAAGAAGGGCCTGCTCACCGACCCGGAGGCCTACTCCCAGGTGCGCGCCCTCGGCGAGACCCCGTTCCTCGGCTACACCGACCTGACCGTTGACACCACCGTCACCGGCATCATTGCCAACGGCGCGTCCGTGGCGGCCGCCGAATCCGGCACGGTCGTCGAGGTCGTGCTTGCCGAGACCCCGTTCTACGCCGAGATGGGAGGCCAGGACTCCGACTCCGGCATCATCCGCGCCAACGGCTTCGATCTGGAGGTCCTCGACGTCCAGCGCCCGGTTCCCGGCCTCATCGTCCACAAGTTGCGCCTTGACGCAGACCTCGCCGTTGGTGACTCTGTGACGGCGCAAGTCAACCCCGCCACCCGTTTCGGAGCCTGTCAGGCCCACACCGCCACCCACGTCATTCATGCCGCCCTGCGCGAGATCGTCGGCCCGTCGGCCACCCAGGCAGGCTCGTACAACAAGCCGGGCTATCTGCGTTTCGACTTCTCGGCCACCGAGGGGCTCTCGGATTCCCTCAAGGGTGAGATCGAGGAGCGCTGCAACATCGCCATCCACGACGACTTCGAGGTCACTGACACCCAGATGCCTCTCGAGGAAGCCAAAGCCATGGGAGCGATGGCCATGTTCGGTGAGAAATACCCGCCGATCGTGCGCGTCGTCGAGCTGGCCGGTCCGTGGTCCCGAGAACTGTGTGGTGGCACCCACGTTGCTTCCACCGGTCGTATCGGAATGCTGAGTCTGCTGGGCGAGCAGTCGGTCGGTTCGGGCACCCGCCGTGTCGAGGCGCTGGTCTCCACCGACGCCTTCCACCACATGGCCGCTGAGCGTGCCTTGGTCAACGAGCTCACCGGCATCCTCAAGGTGCAGCCCGACCAGTTGGCTGACCGTGTCGCCAAGCTCGCCGCCGACCTCAAGGATGCCGAGCGCAAACTTGCCGCCGCCCGTACCCGCGAACTCATGGGACAGGTTGACGACATCGTTGCGGGCGCCACCCCGGCAGGGTCGTTCGACCTCATTGCGGCCAAGGTTCCTGGTGTCGTGGGTAACGACCTGCGCACCCTGGCTTCCGAGGTCCGGGCGCGCGTCAAGGATCGCCCGGCCGTCGTCACCCTGATCGGAGGTACTGACGACAAGCCCGCCATGATCGTCGCCACGACCGAGTCCGCTCGTTCTGCCGGAGCCAAGGCTGGCGCCCTCATCAAGGCCGGCACCGGCCCGATCGGTGGCCGCGGCGGCGGTAAGGACGACATGGCCCAGGGAGCCGGCAGCGATGCCTCTGGCATCGACGCTGCGCTTCGCGCCGTCAACGCCGAGCTGTCTGCGCTGTGAACGGCGAGGAACGTCCCGATACCTCGCTGCCCGGTGTGAGGATCGCCATCGACTGGGGAAAAGCACGGATTGGTGTGGCCGCGAGCGATCGCGACGCCATCCTGGCCTTCCCCGTCGAGACGGTGCAGACCGCGAATCGTCCGGTGCAACGGCTGGCCGAGATCATTGCCGAGTACGAGCCGGTCGAGGTCATCATGGGCCTGCCCGTGGCCCTCGACGGCGCCGAACAGATTGCTGCGCGCGACGTTCGGGAGGCCGGACGTCAGCTCGCCCAGGCCATCAGTCCGATTCCGGTGCGCTGGGTCGATGAGAGAATGACCACACGGATGGCTGCTCGTGCTCTTCATGATGCCGGACGCAATGCGCGCAAACAGCGTGGCGTCATCGATCAGGCTGCGGCGGTGGCCATACTGGAGCACGTGTTGGAGCAAATCCGGTCGGCTCGATCGGGGATGACGACAGGAGAGGCGGATTCGTGAGCGGACCCTTCGACGACCACGATGACCCCAAAGCGGAGTTCTGGTACAAGTTTCGCAGCGCTGTGGCGGTGTTGTTGGCCTTGGCAATCCTCGCTGGCGGAGGGGCTTTCGTAGGCGTCAAGATCCATGACGCCTACATCTCGTACAAGTCTGCCGACGACTACCTCGGAGACGGCGAGAAGGATGTCCTGGTGCGCGTGCCCTCAGGCGCATCGGTGAGTGAGGTCGGTTCTATTCTGCTCGACAGCGACGTCATCAAGTCCACGAAGGCCTACAACAAGGCCATTGCCGACTCGGAGTCCGACGTCACCATTCAGGCCGGCCAGTACAAGCTCAAGACGCACATGAGCGCCGCGAAGGCCGTGGCCGTTCTGAGTGATCCGGACAACATTCAGCGCACTCGTGTCACCCTGCCCGAAGGACTGACCACCGAACAACAGTTCGCCATCATGGCCGAGGGCACCACCATGCCCATCGACAGTTTCAAGGCCGCCTACAAACAGACCGCCAAGCTTGGCCTGCCGGTGTGGGCCAAGGGCCGTCCCGAAGGATTCCTCTTCCCCGACACCTACGAGGTGGGATCCAACCCGACGCCGCTGGAAATTCTGCAGATGCAGACCAACCAGTTCGTCAAACAGGTCAACACCATGAATTTCATCGGTCAGGCCCAAGCGATCAAACGCACGCCCTACGACGCCCTCATCGTCGCCTCCATCCTGGAGAAGGAGGCCAAGAACCCCAAGGACATGAGGACGGTCGCCGGCATTATCTACAACCGGCTCAATCAAGGTATGAAGTTGGAGTCGGACGCCACGGTGCTGTACGCCAACCACGCTGAGGGCAAACTGACCACGACTGACGAACAGCGTGCCAAGGACTCGCCGTACAACACGTATCTTCGTAACGGCCTTCCGCCCACCCCTATCAACAATCCGGGCGCAGCGTCGATGGAAGCGGCCGTGACCCCGATCAAGAGCGATTATCTGTACTGGGTGGTCACCGATCCCGACAAGGGGACGACCGCCTATGCCAAGACTCTGGCCGATCACGAGAAGAACGTGAAGAAGTTCCAGGCGTGGTGTCAGGCCCACAAGGGCAAGTGCTGACCTGGAGGGGTTGACCATGCGGTGCGCGGTTGTTGGTCATCCGGTGGCTCATTCCCTGTCGCCGGTCATTCATCAGGCCGCGTATCGGGCTCTCGGACTGGACTGGTCCTATGACGCCATTGACGTCGAGCCTGGTGGGCTGCGCGCCTTCGTCGACGGGCTTGACGAGTCGTGGCGTGGCTTGTCGGTGACGATGCCCCACAAGCTTGATCTCATGGAGTTGGGCGAGATCGATGAGACCGTCGAGCTGCTGGGAGCGGCGAACACCTGGGTGCGTCGTGACGGACGGGTTATTGTTCGCAACACCGACGTCACTGGGGCCGGTGTCGCACTTCGATCACGCGGGGTCGGCGAGGTCAGCAAGGTCGTCATGCTCGGAGCGGGGGCGACGGCGAGGTCGGTCCTTGCCGCCGCCGTCGATCTGGGAGTTGACGAGGTCATCATCATGTCTCGGGCTCGGGAGCGCTCGACTGAGATTCTTGAACTCGCCGATCGTCTCGGGGCCCGCGCCGCCTGGTTGCCCTTCGAGTCCGAGCCGCCGCACTGCGACCTCATGGTGTCGACGGTGCCGGCCGGGTCGCTCATGCACCGAGTTGAGGACCTCGCTGCCCGTACCGACGCCGTTTTCGACGTCATTTACGATCCGTGGCCGACACCCCTGACGGTAGCTGGGGAGCATGAGGGTGTCACGGTCGTCGACGGGCTCGACCTCCTCGTCGGACAGGCCGTCGATCAGATCCGACTCATGACGGGTCATGAGGTTGCCATGGACGTCTTGAGGTCCGCAGCACAGAACGGTCTGGCCGGGCGCGCCCGCCTTTGAGAGACTGGACCTCATGCTACGCTACCTCACTGCTGGGCAGTCCCACGGACCTGCCCTTGTCGCGATCATGGAGGGCATCCCAGCCCATGTGCGCGTCGGGGCCGAGGAGATTTCACAGGAGTTGCGACGTCGTCGCCTCGGGGTGGGTCGAGGGGCCCGGATGTCTTTCGAGGCCGATGAGTTGGAACTGACGTCCGGGTTCCGTCATGGCGAGACCTTGGGCGATCCCATCGCCGTTCGTATCGGCAACTCCGAGTGGGACAAGTGGCGCACCGTCATGGCTCCCGGGCCGGTGGACCCTGAGGAGCTGGCTGG
The genomic region above belongs to Cutibacterium equinum and contains:
- a CDS encoding replication-associated recombination protein A, whose translation is MANTRGTESVTVRRYGATVSEDLFGNVGPTQPDATSGGSLDTPNPDAPLAVRLRPRTIDEIVGQQHLLTPGSPLRRLADGTGAMSVFLWGPPGVGKTTIASVVSHATNRRFVEISAVTAGVKDIRRELDTARRQLALGKPTVLFVDEVHRFSKAQQDVLLPAVENRTVTLIAATTENPSFSVISPLLSRSLLLTLKPLTEADVSSLIDRALSDPRGLRTESDGLYTLHDDARADLLQLAGGDARRALTYLEEAAAGASAAGTDTITSQIVSTAVDRAAVRYDRDGDQHYDVISAFIKSVRGSDVDAALHYLARMIEAGEDPRFIARRLVILASEDIGMAAPSVLQTCVAAAQAVQLIGMPEARLNLAQATIAAATAPKSNAVITAIDEALADVRAGKGGEVPAHLRDAHYSSAHDLGHGVGYRYAHDFPHGVAQQQYLPDDIASTRYYEPTDHGNEAAIAQRLSQIRMLLGRETTEEKKS
- the ruvX gene encoding Holliday junction resolvase RuvX — encoded protein: MRIAIDWGKARIGVAASDRDAILAFPVETVQTANRPVQRLAEIIAEYEPVEVIMGLPVALDGAEQIAARDVREAGRQLAQAISPIPVRWVDERMTTRMAARALHDAGRNARKQRGVIDQAAAVAILEHVLEQIRSARSGMTTGEADS
- the alaS gene encoding alanine--tRNA ligase, translating into MRTAEIGQRFVDFFESKGHAVVPSASLLYNDPTLLFVNAGMVPFKPYLMGTEPSPWKRATSIQKCVRTLDIDEVGKTTRHGTFFQMLGNFSFGDYFKTEAIQYAWELVTKPADQGGFGFDPATIWVTVLGPGFHPDYPQGDVEAREAWRSVGVPDDHIQGRSLKDNYWHMGVPGPGGPCSEIYIDRGPAYGPDGGPEADEDRYLEIWNLVFETEDLSAVRAKEDFDIAGPLRSLNIDTGAGLERIAYLLQGVDNMYEIDQVFPVIDKASQMSGKRYGANHDDDVRLRVVADHVRSGLMLMTDGVTPGNEARGYVLRRLLRRVVRAMRLLGVEDPVLPELLPISRDLMSDSFPDVLTQWDRVIGAATAEEETFRRTLSAGTAMLDAAVVDTKAAGSTTLSGDKAFQLHDTYGFPIDLTLEMAAEQGLQVDREKFTALMAEQRARAKADSKAKKGLLTDPEAYSQVRALGETPFLGYTDLTVDTTVTGIIANGASVAAAESGTVVEVVLAETPFYAEMGGQDSDSGIIRANGFDLEVLDVQRPVPGLIVHKLRLDADLAVGDSVTAQVNPATRFGACQAHTATHVIHAALREIVGPSATQAGSYNKPGYLRFDFSATEGLSDSLKGEIEERCNIAIHDDFEVTDTQMPLEEAKAMGAMAMFGEKYPPIVRVVELAGPWSRELCGGTHVASTGRIGMLSLLGEQSVGSGTRRVEALVSTDAFHHMAAERALVNELTGILKVQPDQLADRVAKLAADLKDAERKLAAARTRELMGQVDDIVAGATPAGSFDLIAAKVPGVVGNDLRTLASEVRARVKDRPAVVTLIGGTDDKPAMIVATTESARSAGAKAGALIKAGTGPIGGRGGGKDDMAQGAGSDASGIDAALRAVNAELSAL
- a CDS encoding shikimate dehydrogenase, coding for MRCAVVGHPVAHSLSPVIHQAAYRALGLDWSYDAIDVEPGGLRAFVDGLDESWRGLSVTMPHKLDLMELGEIDETVELLGAANTWVRRDGRVIVRNTDVTGAGVALRSRGVGEVSKVVMLGAGATARSVLAAAVDLGVDEVIIMSRARERSTEILELADRLGARAAWLPFESEPPHCDLMVSTVPAGSLMHRVEDLAARTDAVFDVIYDPWPTPLTVAGEHEGVTVVDGLDLLVGQAVDQIRLMTGHEVAMDVLRSAAQNGLAGRARL
- a CDS encoding DUF948 domain-containing protein encodes the protein MTLGQIAGLIAALAAVVLVALCAVPLLKLGGVFDELRKTVRDVDESTVPILEELKSTVVITNGEISKLDQVIEDVHTISGHGAAVTGQAAELAQTFTQTVGTPMVKAAAFGEGVRRTIRRPKRRNRPSQVENGTGPAEVDHGTTAAADGDDQN
- the mltG gene encoding endolytic transglycosylase MltG, encoding MSGPFDDHDDPKAEFWYKFRSAVAVLLALAILAGGGAFVGVKIHDAYISYKSADDYLGDGEKDVLVRVPSGASVSEVGSILLDSDVIKSTKAYNKAIADSESDVTIQAGQYKLKTHMSAAKAVAVLSDPDNIQRTRVTLPEGLTTEQQFAIMAEGTTMPIDSFKAAYKQTAKLGLPVWAKGRPEGFLFPDTYEVGSNPTPLEILQMQTNQFVKQVNTMNFIGQAQAIKRTPYDALIVASILEKEAKNPKDMRTVAGIIYNRLNQGMKLESDATVLYANHAEGKLTTTDEQRAKDSPYNTYLRNGLPPTPINNPGAASMEAAVTPIKSDYLYWVVTDPDKGTTAYAKTLADHEKNVKKFQAWCQAHKGKC